A portion of the Acidisarcina polymorpha genome contains these proteins:
- a CDS encoding FAD-dependent oxidoreductase yields MIDPTRNNDLEVLIVGGGIGGLCLAQGLKKAGVDVHVYERDLTPTSRLQGFRIHIDPDGSGALHECLPGHLWEIFVSTCGDFSQGFTMLNQRLEELIKFRDQPQASDLVAQHRSVSRMTLRQILLSGLGDAVHFGKRFERYEQREDGRIIVFFDDGSRAQCNVLVAADGVNSRVRQQYLPGNDPFDTGVISLGGKIPLTDGVMAMIPPSLLDGPAIVLPAEPANLFLAAWRRSSHASEQVKLLSAANAAGEAAQDEGDYVVLALAAKREFFGFDTEIPESTPGEMRAILRRKMLNWHPNLRKLAEMTGDELGFLRIRSSQPTPPWTPSNVTLLGDAIHSMTPFRGIGANVALRDAALLCSKLVGAQRSGVPAASRIGEYEAEMRIYGFKAVAESLKSMEQAVAPKKLGFKLGMSAMRVAHRVPALRRRIMEQRVTRPKSRLVNQVQP; encoded by the coding sequence ATGATTGATCCCACAAGGAACAACGACTTGGAAGTGCTCATCGTCGGCGGCGGCATAGGCGGCCTCTGCCTTGCTCAAGGTCTGAAGAAGGCTGGAGTCGACGTCCACGTCTACGAACGCGACCTCACGCCAACGTCGCGCCTTCAGGGTTTCCGGATCCACATCGATCCTGACGGCAGCGGGGCGCTTCATGAATGCCTGCCCGGCCATCTCTGGGAGATTTTCGTCTCCACCTGCGGCGACTTTTCACAGGGGTTCACCATGCTCAACCAGCGGCTCGAAGAGCTGATAAAGTTCCGCGATCAGCCTCAGGCCAGCGATCTCGTCGCGCAGCACCGCTCGGTCAGCCGAATGACCCTTCGCCAAATCCTACTCTCCGGACTTGGCGATGCGGTTCACTTCGGCAAACGCTTCGAACGTTATGAGCAGCGAGAGGACGGCCGGATCATCGTTTTCTTTGACGATGGCTCAAGGGCGCAATGCAATGTGCTTGTCGCCGCCGACGGAGTGAACTCCCGCGTCCGTCAGCAGTACCTTCCCGGCAACGACCCCTTCGATACCGGCGTGATCAGCCTCGGCGGCAAGATCCCCCTGACCGATGGCGTGATGGCCATGATCCCTCCGTCCCTGCTCGATGGCCCCGCCATCGTCCTGCCTGCGGAACCTGCCAACCTCTTTCTCGCGGCATGGAGGCGGTCTTCCCATGCAAGCGAGCAGGTGAAGTTGCTGAGCGCAGCGAATGCCGCCGGCGAAGCCGCCCAAGACGAAGGAGACTATGTCGTCCTCGCGCTTGCCGCAAAGCGCGAATTCTTCGGTTTCGACACCGAAATCCCGGAGAGCACTCCAGGAGAAATGCGTGCCATCCTCCGCCGCAAGATGCTCAACTGGCACCCAAACCTGCGTAAGCTCGCCGAGATGACCGGCGACGAACTAGGCTTTCTCCGCATCCGCAGCTCGCAGCCAACCCCGCCCTGGACGCCATCGAACGTCACCCTGCTGGGCGACGCCATCCACAGCATGACTCCGTTTCGCGGCATCGGTGCGAATGTGGCGCTGAGAGACGCGGCGCTGCTGTGCTCCAAACTGGTTGGGGCGCAAAGGTCGGGCGTGCCCGCGGCGAGCAGGATTGGAGAGTATGAGGCGGAGATGCGGATCTATGGCTTCAAGGCCGTTGCTGAATCCCTCAAATCGATGGAGCAGGCGGTCGCACCAAAGAAGCTTGGATTCAAACTGGGGATGTCCGCAATGCGGGTTGCGCACCGAGTTCCTGCGCTCCGTCGCCGGATCATGGAGCAGCGCGTCACCCGCCCCAAATCTCGATTGGTAAATCAGGTTCAACCCTGA
- a CDS encoding VOC family protein, which translates to MFTPKGKFGWYELMTSDTQAAGKFYSEVVGWTTQEMPSEGMPYTIFNLGKVGIAGMLNIPGHTAWVGYIAVDDVDAHIEKVVEAGGKLLRPAADVPGMLRFAVMSDPQGAAIVIFTPNPAMPSPERPAPPTPGTIGWHELYTTDLDGAFDFYSKLFGWTKMMDMDMGEMGVYRIFDQGDHKEMGDGGMMTKAPYIPVSCWNFYLCVDSIGGAIERVKSGGGKVVNGPMQVPGGGWIINGQDPQGAMFSLVGTRE; encoded by the coding sequence ATGTTTACACCCAAAGGAAAATTCGGCTGGTACGAACTCATGACCAGCGACACACAGGCCGCAGGAAAGTTTTACTCTGAGGTGGTCGGCTGGACGACCCAGGAGATGCCCAGCGAGGGCATGCCGTACACCATCTTCAATCTCGGCAAGGTCGGCATCGCCGGTATGTTGAACATACCAGGGCACACCGCTTGGGTCGGCTACATCGCCGTCGACGATGTGGACGCCCACATAGAAAAAGTCGTCGAAGCGGGAGGCAAGCTGTTGAGGCCCGCCGCTGATGTTCCCGGGATGCTTCGCTTCGCCGTCATGTCCGATCCTCAGGGCGCTGCCATTGTGATCTTTACCCCCAACCCAGCCATGCCCTCGCCGGAACGTCCCGCACCGCCTACACCGGGCACGATCGGCTGGCACGAACTCTACACGACTGACCTCGACGGCGCATTTGACTTCTATAGCAAGCTCTTTGGCTGGACCAAAATGATGGATATGGATATGGGGGAGATGGGTGTCTATCGCATCTTCGACCAGGGCGACCACAAAGAAATGGGAGACGGCGGAATGATGACCAAAGCTCCCTATATCCCGGTCTCATGCTGGAACTTCTACCTTTGCGTCGATTCCATCGGCGGAGCCATCGAGCGAGTCAAGTCCGGCGGCGGCAAGGTTGTTAACGGTCCCATGCAGGTTCCCGGTGGCGGCTGGATTATTAACGGTCAGGACCCTCAAGGCGCTATGTTTTCGCTGGTCGGCACCAGAGAATAA
- a CDS encoding TetR/AcrR family transcriptional regulator: MKSETAENIIPAITEQIDRRKSLLQAAFDVIAASGFEGLRTRAVAERAGVNIATLHYYFPTKQLLIEGLAQFLTGIFMTLHAPPLPLTGYKALDQLRQEFLDTRFYNDRYPELQIVMEELSLRAKRDPGVQQALGVMLQSWRAWIATIVQGGIAERAFRRDLDPEDTVATLMAVMAGKSVAGSDELNRIQRGVESWLLAPEVKKKLKESNHD, encoded by the coding sequence ATGAAGTCTGAAACCGCCGAAAACATCATCCCCGCCATCACCGAGCAGATCGATCGGCGCAAAAGCTTGCTCCAGGCGGCGTTTGACGTGATTGCGGCGTCGGGGTTTGAAGGCCTCCGCACCCGCGCTGTCGCCGAGCGGGCCGGCGTCAATATCGCCACTCTCCACTACTACTTCCCCACCAAGCAGCTGCTGATCGAGGGTCTTGCGCAGTTTCTCACCGGCATCTTTATGACGCTGCACGCGCCCCCTCTCCCACTCACCGGTTACAAGGCCCTCGACCAACTCCGACAGGAGTTCCTCGACACCCGCTTCTACAACGACCGCTACCCCGAGCTGCAGATCGTTATGGAGGAGCTCTCGCTGCGGGCAAAGCGCGACCCAGGTGTTCAACAAGCCCTAGGAGTCATGTTGCAAAGTTGGCGCGCATGGATCGCGACCATCGTCCAGGGCGGCATAGCCGAACGAGCATTTCGTCGCGACCTCGATCCCGAAGATACGGTCGCCACGCTGATGGCGGTGATGGCGGGAAAGTCTGTCGCGGGCTCCGACGAGCTTAACAGAATTCAACGCGGGGTCGAGTCCTGGCTGCTCGCGCCCGAAGTGAAGAAAAAGTTAAAGGAGTCGAATCATGATTGA